AATTGGGACTTTTAGATATAATGCAAGTAATATATGTTCCCTCTGCATATACAGCGAATTTTTTTACAAATATTGTTTCTTCTAATAGAATAAAAGTTTTTCCATTCGGTTTTGATCCTGGTGAGTTTAAATGTAATTTAAATACTGAAAAAATTTATGATGTAATAATTCCTCATAGATGGAGTTGGGATAAAAACCCTTTACTTATAAAAGAAATCATTGAAGGTTTGCCAGATGTTAAGTTTGCAATATCTGGTTATGGTAAATATTCAAAGGACGATAAATTAAGAGACATGTTCTTATCCCTGATAAAAAAAGAAAATGTAATTAATTTGGGTATAAAATCCGGTATTTTCCATTATAAAGATTTGAATAATGCTAAAATTGTGCTTGCAACAAGAGATAGTTTTGGTTATTCAATTAGAAAAGCAATTGCTTGTGGATGCGTACCGTTGGCAACAAATTCTTGTGCATATCCTGAATTCATAAATAAGAATAATCTTTTCAACAATGTTGAAGAAGCGATTATGAAGATAAATGAATTTATAAAAATTTATCCCCATAATTATCAGAATATTAAGAAAACCGAATTCAAAGATTTATTAAAGGACTTTTTTGAAAATGACTGAGCTTTCAATAGTTATTCCGACATACAAACAGAAATTTCTAAAGAATTCTTTAGAAGGTCTTGCTATGCAAGAAGATAAGGATTTTGAAGTAGTTGTTGTTGAAAATGGAATTCCTACAGATGTAACCCAAAATTTATGTTTAGATTTTAGAAAGACATTGAAATTGAGGTATATATTTGAAGAAATTGCTGGAGCTAATCGATCCAGAAATATTGGGACTAAAAATTGTAATTCTGAAGTAATCGGTTTGATTGATGATGATTGTATTCCTGATAAAGAATGGACTAAGAGAATAAAAGAATATCATTATACTTATCCAGATGCAGGAATTATTGGGGGTAAAGTAACATTGAAATTTATTGAATTCAAACCTGAGTGGCTTGAAGGTATTTTTAGAAGCTACCTGGCCGAATTGGATTGGGGAAAAAATGATTGTGATATTGAAGATTACCAGTATCTAGTTGGAGCTAATTTAAGTTTTAAAAGAGAGGTATTTATATCAATAGGAGGCTTTGAAGAGAAAGCAGGTCTAAAATATGATAATTTACTTGCAAATGATGAACTTGATTTTATAACAAATACTAGAAAACAGGGAAAAAAAATAATTTATTCGCCAAAAATCTTAGTTACACATTTAATCCCTCAAAATAGAACATCACTTCGTTATTTGCAGAGAAAATCATACTCTCAAGGTAGAGCAGATGCAATACTCTTAAGAAAAACTAATCCTAATTTTGATATAAATGATGCAAAATCATTTTTGGATACAATAATTTTGGAAGATGGATTAGAAATTTCACATATTAATGAATTGAAATTAAATCTTAGAAAATCAGTATTCTTAGAATACTTCAGAAATTTTATTCAATCTAAGTTGCTATATTATAAAGGGTTTACTGAAGAAATAAAATCAAATGAAAGTTTTTATTCGGACGTTGTTCTTAGATATTCTGATATGCATAATCAATATCAACAAAAAATAGAAAAGATTAAAAAAATAGGAGGTGATTAAAATGATTTATAGTAGACCACATTTTGAACATATACTAATAGAGATATTTGATGTAAAAAGCATTAATAAGACTAAAGAATTTTGCGAAAAGATTGAAATTTTTGTAGATAAATGTAGATTAAATGTGGTTAAAAAGACTAAATATAAATTTTCTAAAGCAGGATTTACTTTTGTATTTATATTGTCTGAATCACATATTATTTTTCATTCATGGCCAGAAATGAATTATTTGAATATAGACTTTATGAGTTGTAGTCCAATAAAAAATTTGAACAAAATTATTTTTTTAGCAAAGGAGATGTTTGATTCAAAAAATGTAATATTAAAAAAGTATAATCAGTAGTTGAAAATGCAAGCATTGAGTATTAGAAGTATGACTAACCCACACAGCCAATCACATTTGCAATTCGCACAAGCCAGCTCGCAAACCAAAAATTGCAAAAGAGCTTGTCTGTCTTCCAACGCTTTTTTGCCGACCCTACGCATCTTCTTCGTGATTGCTAACATTTTATGAATATGAAGAAAGACTTTGACAAACTTACAGATAGAGAACTTATAGATAAGTTTAATAAGACAAGAAAAATGATATACTATGATAAATTTTTCTTTAGATATTATGCTTTAATAGTTGGAAAATATCGTAATAAATATGAAGCTGACCAGCAAGCTATAGATGCCGTTAATGAGGCACTATTAAAATTAAGAGATGAAAAAAAATTACCACAGAAAGATAACATTGAGGGATGGTTTTGTAAAGCTGTTACAAATAAAATTATTGATTATCATCGAAAGATAAATGGGAAGAAATGTGCCAAAATTACATTTTCATTAGAGGATAAGAATAATAATTTTATGGAAAAGTATGAATATTTACGTAATGATAATGAGGACGTATTGGATGAAGTAATTGTTAAAGCTCGGAAAATAGATAAAGTGGAGCAATGTATATATGATTGCATGAAAAAAATAGATGATAAACAAAGTAAGTGCATCAAAGCATATTTTTGGGATAAAAAGTCATATAACGAAATATCAATACAATATGGTTTTGATCAGAAAAAGGTAAAAAGCTACATCCAAAACGGAAAAAGAAATATAAGAAATTGTATTGAAAATAAAATGAACAAACTATACGACAATGAAAAATGATTTTGCTAAAAAAGTTTTTTTGTATAAAAACAATAGGCTTACCAAATTAGAGAAAGAAGCATTTGAAAAGGAGATGGCAAAGAGTAAGTTTATTAAAGAAGCTGCCGAAGGTTTAATGCTAATGGATGAAGCTAAATATTACAAAGGATACAATGATTATGTAAGTAAAATTCAAAAACTTGAAAAGAAACAGAGACGAACAAAAATTATCAAGTTAATTGTTGCCTCTTCTGCGGTTGCAGCTTCAATTCTTCTAATAGTCTTTTTTAACTTGAAACAGCAAAACTCAATTAATCCTTCAAAAATTGCAGAAAAATCAGAAAACACAATCTCAAAACCAATAAATAATAACAGTTCAAGTATAGATGTCAAACCAACAGAGCCGATAAAATCCTTAAAAAATGAAAAACAAGACAAGGAACAAATTATTGAACAAAAACATTATGCAAGTTCGGAAAATGTTATAGTTACAGATAATAAAGAAACCAATAGTTCCAATGACATAGTTGATAGGACGAAACCTACTAAACCTATTAATTTTGATAAATACTTAAAAGAGAATTTAAAATATCCCCAAAACCAAGAAAAAACGTCAATTTCGGGTATTGTAGTTCTTTCAGTCGAAGTAAAAAAGGATGGCTGTATTGGAAAAATAGACATAAAAAAAGGTTTAAATAATAATTTTAATAAAGAGGCAATAAGGGTTGTAAAAAAAGGACCCAAATGGCAGCCTGCAATGGTTAACGGAAATGCCGTAGACGGTGTCACTGATATTGAAATTGTTTTTAGTTACTAAGAATTATGGAATATCGTTAAAATTTACGTATTATCATTGAAGTCTAAATTTAATACATTATTACAATGAAAAGAATTTATCTAATAATTATTACAGTAATTATACTTATAACCTCTTTTGGGGTGCATGCTCAGACAGATTTTGAAAAATATCTGCAACATCGTGATTCGGTTTACAATGACTATGTAAACAAAAGTACAGATGGTTATAAAAATTTCAAAGACTCAATAGACAATGAGTTTGCTCAATACAGAGATTCTATAAACAAAGCATTTGCTCAATTTTTAAAGCAAAGCTGGGAATCACATACTTTAAAAGAAAACAAACTTGTTATACCCGTTAAGCCTGAAACACCACCTGTTTTTGATCCTAATAAGCAAACACCCCCTGTTAAAATAGAACCCAAATCTACACCGATTAAAATATACGAAGAACCACAATTACCGATAGACGATTTTTCAAATCGTATTAACAAAGAATTAAAAGAGAAATTAGCTGAATATTATAAAACAGCATCGCACAAAGACCAATTTGACTTTTACGGAGGTAAAATTAATATCTTTTACGATGATATGAATTTTAATATCTTATCAATAAATAACCAAACAGTTAGCCAAGCATGGAAACAGTTAAGCCAAAAGAATTATTTGCCTGTAATTGACCAATTAGCTCAATATGCACATGAATACAATTTAAACGACTGGGGTTATATGCTACTTATAAAAGAATTAGGCAACAAACTATACAACAATAACAACAAAACAACTCTTTTTACATGGTTTGTATTAGCCAATACAGGATATGTGAACGTTAAAGCAGGACATCTAAACAACAAACTTTACCTTTTAGTGCCAAGTAGTATGGACATTTACAGCACATACTATTTTACAAATGACAATTACAAACTCTATGTATTCGATTTGGATAATATTAGAAACAGCGTTAAAGGTATAAGTTATGCCGAAAATTCACCAAAAGTTTCCACATACAACAATAAATTTTACAATGAAAAGACAAAAGAATTTAACTTTTTTCAAACAGAACAACTCGATTTTAACAAACACACACAAGCAAAGCAACTCGGTTTTATGTACAATGCCAAATACACAACTTTTAATTTAATGTACGATGCTCAGGCAGTAGATTTTTATAATGATTTTCCACCTTGCGAATCGGAGGTATATTTCACATCAAAACTTTCAAAATCTGCATTAGAATCGATTAAAAAACAATTTAAGCCCATGTTAGAAGGAAAAACCAAAAGCCAACAAGTACAATTCTTACTAACATTTACACAAAAAGCATTTAACTACCAAATAGACCAAAAACAATTTGGATACGAACGATGGCTTTATCCCGAAGAAATAATTAAGTATGCTTATTCCGATTGCGAAGACCGCTCGTCATTTTTTGCCCAATTGGTTAATTACTTTACAGATTTAAAAGTTATAGGGTTAATTTACACCAACCATATTGCTACAGCAGTTTGCTTTGGTGATAAAAATATTGTAGGAAACTATTTAGAGTACAAGGGTTATAAATATTTTATATGCGACCCTACTTTTATTGGAGCTAATATCGGTAATTGTATGCCTAAATTAGCAAGAGTAAGCCCAAAAATAATTGACTTTGCAAGTTTAACTAAATAAATTTGATTATTTTTGTGTGGAATTTTACAATTTTTACGTGATATATTTAGAGTTTAATTAATTTTATTTTATAACAGCTGAAAGGCACTTAAATTTTAGAAATTATGAAAAAGATAGTATTTGTTTTAACTGTAGTGTTTACCATTAGCACTCTAAACTTAATGGCACAGAAAGATGGTTATAAAGTTCAAAAAAAATCTGAAATAACACAGCCTTTTAAAAAACAAGATGCCGATCATTTTTGGGGAATAGGGAGTAGTATTGCAGATTTGGACGGAACTGCTATATCTGCTGCAAGGATAATGGCTGAAGGTCAAATTTCAGAATCCATTGAAGTAAAAAT
The Bacteroidales bacterium DNA segment above includes these coding regions:
- a CDS encoding S-adenosylmethionine decarboxylase; this translates as MIYSRPHFEHILIEIFDVKSINKTKEFCEKIEIFVDKCRLNVVKKTKYKFSKAGFTFVFILSESHIIFHSWPEMNYLNIDFMSCSPIKNLNKIIFLAKEMFDSKNVILKKYNQ
- a CDS encoding sigma-70 family RNA polymerase sigma factor, coding for MKKDFDKLTDRELIDKFNKTRKMIYYDKFFFRYYALIVGKYRNKYEADQQAIDAVNEALLKLRDEKKLPQKDNIEGWFCKAVTNKIIDYHRKINGKKCAKITFSLEDKNNNFMEKYEYLRNDNEDVLDEVIVKARKIDKVEQCIYDCMKKIDDKQSKCIKAYFWDKKSYNEISIQYGFDQKKVKSYIQNGKRNIRNCIENKMNKLYDNEK
- a CDS encoding glycosyltransferase, translating into MSNYIVYPDLYKGSALSDIINSISKDVMKYNVQVKYVTFSGKVKEIPNGNIDNPDVFFTHNIKVLKKLKKTLKNKDKVLFIDFFQPGLGLLKYYLEGNLIVIKFGSLFHGASFIQEDFFKEKFWLKNFELGLLDIMQVIYVPSAYTANFFTNIVSSNRIKVFPFGFDPGEFKCNLNTEKIYDVIIPHRWSWDKNPLLIKEIIEGLPDVKFAISGYGKYSKDDKLRDMFLSLIKKENVINLGIKSGIFHYKDLNNAKIVLATRDSFGYSIRKAIACGCVPLATNSCAYPEFINKNNLFNNVEEAIMKINEFIKIYPHNYQNIKKTEFKDLLKDFFEND
- a CDS encoding energy transducer TonB; translated protein: MKNDFAKKVFLYKNNRLTKLEKEAFEKEMAKSKFIKEAAEGLMLMDEAKYYKGYNDYVSKIQKLEKKQRRTKIIKLIVASSAVAASILLIVFFNLKQQNSINPSKIAEKSENTISKPINNNSSSIDVKPTEPIKSLKNEKQDKEQIIEQKHYASSENVIVTDNKETNSSNDIVDRTKPTKPINFDKYLKENLKYPQNQEKTSISGIVVLSVEVKKDGCIGKIDIKKGLNNNFNKEAIRVVKKGPKWQPAMVNGNAVDGVTDIEIVFSY
- a CDS encoding glycosyltransferase — protein: MTELSIVIPTYKQKFLKNSLEGLAMQEDKDFEVVVVENGIPTDVTQNLCLDFRKTLKLRYIFEEIAGANRSRNIGTKNCNSEVIGLIDDDCIPDKEWTKRIKEYHYTYPDAGIIGGKVTLKFIEFKPEWLEGIFRSYLAELDWGKNDCDIEDYQYLVGANLSFKREVFISIGGFEEKAGLKYDNLLANDELDFITNTRKQGKKIIYSPKILVTHLIPQNRTSLRYLQRKSYSQGRADAILLRKTNPNFDINDAKSFLDTIILEDGLEISHINELKLNLRKSVFLEYFRNFIQSKLLYYKGFTEEIKSNESFYSDVVLRYSDMHNQYQQKIEKIKKIGGD